CCGCGACTGGTCGGCAAGCCAACCGCCGACACCACTGGGGCCGCCAGTCCGACGAGCTCGACGCGAACGACGAGCTGCGACGAAGCAGGGACGGAGACGACCGGCACACTCACCGCAGGCGTGTGCTGCGTGACGGCGCAGGTGGCGCACGGCTGTGTCGCCGAGTGCGCCGCGTGATGGTGTGCACCCGCGACGACCGGCACGAGCAGCAGACCGATCAGGAGGATCGGTCCAGCGAGTCGGAGCAGCCGCTGCCGCGCGAGGATCATGGAACCGAAGGGCAGGTAGACCGCGCCTGGCACGCTGTCAAGCGAGCTACGCTCCTCGGTAGTGCATACTTCCGGAGTATTGTCGGCTGTCATCGGGCGGGCATGAGCGCCCGCACGCAACGCCTCGGCTGCCCTTTCGTGCACCTCCTCACCCCATGATCCGCGTCACGAAGAGGATGAACGCGGCGCCAAGGCACGTCAGCACGATCGTGAGGCCCGAGCTCTGCTGGGAGTGCGCCTCGGGCAGGATGTCCGCGGCGCCGATGCACAGCAGGAAGCCGGCGAAGAACCCGAGGTACAGAGTCAGAATGGCCGGCGGCACCTCGAGGAACAGCGTCGACGCCACACCGACGACCGGTGCGAGCGCATCGAGAGCCAGCATCAGCACCGACCGACGAGTGGTGTTGCGGTGCGCCAGCATGAGGCCGACGGTGTTGAGCCCGTCGGCGAAGTCGTGGGCGATCACCGCCAAGGCGACGATCGCACCGACGGCCGTGGAAACCTGGAACCCGAGGCCGATCCCGACGCCGTCCATGAAGCTGTGGCCGATCAGCGCCAGCGCCGAGTACACCCCGACCCGCGGATGATGGTGATCGGCGTACTGCGCCTCCTGAGCGTGATGAATGGCGGTAAGCTTTTCGACGCTGTGAAAGAACAGGAACCCGACGACCATCGCGATCATTGGCCCGACCGGATCGAGCGCGTGCTCCGCCGCGAGACCGAACAGCTCTGGCAGGATGTCGAAGCTGACGACTCCCAGCAGCACGCCGGCCGTGAAACCGAGGATCAGGTGCAGGCGGTCGCGGAACTTCAACGCGAACAGGCCCCCTGCGAATGTCGAGCAGAGCGCCGCCAGCGAGAGGAGCAGGGCGTTCATGGCCGCGGGCTTCCCGCTTCAGTGCGGGAAGTCCTTCTCCTGCACCTGAGCGAAGGTCGTTGCCGTGTCCCGGTAGTAGGAGTCGACGGC
The window above is part of the Candidatus Eisenbacteria bacterium genome. Proteins encoded here:
- a CDS encoding ZIP family metal transporter, with protein sequence MNALLLSLAALCSTFAGGLFALKFRDRLHLILGFTAGVLLGVVSFDILPELFGLAAEHALDPVGPMIAMVVGFLFFHSVEKLTAIHHAQEAQYADHHHPRVGVYSALALIGHSFMDGVGIGLGFQVSTAVGAIVALAVIAHDFADGLNTVGLMLAHRNTTRRSVLMLALDALAPVVGVASTLFLEVPPAILTLYLGFFAGFLLCIGAADILPEAHSQQSSGLTIVLTCLGAAFILFVTRIMG